From the genome of Streptomyces sp. V2I9:
GAATGAGCAGGGAATCGGACGACTCGTCACCTGCCGGATACGCTCCCGGCATGGAAACCAGGCGCCTGCTCCGCACCTTCGCCCTCGGGATCGGCACGGCCGGCCTTCTCGTCTCCGGCTGCAGCGGCGGTGGCTCGTCGCCGAACGCATCGGCCGCCGGCACCGCGGCCCCCGAAGGGCTGTCGTCGTATTACACGCAGAAGCTGAGCTGGCGCGACTGCGGCGTGGAGGGGTTCGAGTGCACGACGATGAAGGCGCCGAAGGACTACGACAAGCCGGACGACGGCGACATCGACCTCGCGGTCTCCCGTAAGAAGGCCACCGGCCCCGGCAAGCGGATCGGCTCGCTCCTGGTGAACCCGGGCGGCCCCGGCGGCTCCGCGATCGGCTATCTCCAGGGGTACGCGGCCCTCGGCTACCCGGCCCCGGTGCGGGCCCGTTACGACATGGTGGCCATCGACCCGCGCGGCGTGGCCCGCAGCGAGCCCGTCGAATGCCTCACGGGCAAGGAGATGGACGCCTACACCCAGGTCGACCAGACCCCGGACGACGAGGCGGAGGTCCGGAAGCTGACGGCCGCGTTCAAGAAGTTCGCAGCGGGGTGCGAGAAGCGGAGCGGGAAGATCCTCCCGTACGTCTCCACCGTCGACACGGCCCGCGACATGGACGTCCTGCGGGCTCTCCTCGGTGACGAGAAGCTGAACTACGTCGGAGCGTCGTACGGCACCTTCCTCGGCGCCACGTACGCGGATCTCTACCCGAAGCGGGCCGGGCGACTCGTCCTGGACGGGGCGATGGACCCGTCCCTCAAGGCCATCGACATGAACCGCGACCAGACGGCGGGCTTCGAGGGAGCCTTCCAGTCGTTCGCCGCCGACTGCGTGAAGCAGCCGGACTGCCCGCTCGGCACCACGTCCACCGAGGACGCTGCCGCCGCCCTGAAGCGGCTCTTCACGGACCTGGACGCGAACCCGGTCCCGACCGGCGACGACCGCGAGCTGGGCGAGGCGCTGGCCACCACCGGGGTGATCGCCGCCATGTACGACGAGGCGGCCTGGCCGCAGCTCCGCGAGGCGCTGGCGGGCGCGCAGCGCAGTGACGGCTCCGGCCTGCTGTCCCTGGCCGACAGCTACTACGAGCGCGAGCCGGACGGGAAGTACGCGAACCTGATGTTCGCCAACGCCGCCGTGAACTGCCTCGACCTGCCGCCCGCCTTCGACGGCCCCGACGCGGTGGAGAAGGCGGTCCCGGACTTCGAGAAGGCGTCCCCGGTCTTCGGGCGCGGCTTCGCCTGGGCCTCCCTGAACTGCGCGTACTGGCCCACCGAGGCCACCGGCACCCCGCATCCCACCAAGGCGCGGGGCACCGCCCCGATCCTCGTCGTCGGCACCACCCGCGACCCGGCCACCCCGTACACGTGGTCCGAGTCCCTCGCCGGCCAGCTCTCCTCCGGCACCCTGCTCACCTACGAGGGCGACGGCCACACCGCGTACGGCCGAGGCAGCGACTGCGTCGACACGGCGGTCAACACGTACCTCCTGGAGGGCACCCCGCCCCGGGACGGCAAGAAGTGCACCTGACCCCTGCGGCCCCGCCCGGCCCACCTGACCGCTTCTGACCAGCACAAACACCTCCGGGGGTGCGATGTTCGGAGCACCCCCGGAAACTGTGTAGACTTGGCTCCGCTGCTGATCGCACCATAGTGCGACAGGGCGCGCCGCCTTAGCTCAGTTGGCCAGAGCAACGCACTCGTAATGCGTAGGTCTCGGGTTCGAATCCCGAAGGCGGCTCCATCCGAAGCCCAGCTCAGACCTTCTCTGAGCTGGGCTTCTTTGGTTCAGCGGATGCGGCGGCGACGCCGTGAGCGCTCCGCTCGACTGCCTGCAGTCTCACTTCTGGTCTCAGACGGGCCCGTGGAGGGCCCCGGTGCGAAGGCGTTCCCCATCCGGTGCATGGCGTCCTTGGAGAGGGCGGAACGGCCTTTCACGTAGCGGCGGGTCTGGCTGATCTGGGTGTGCCGGAGGATCTCCATGATGGTGGGCATGTCCACCCCAAGCTCGTTGAGGATCGTCCCGGTGGTGTGGCGGCTGCCGTCGTAAAGTCGCCGGTCGCTGATGCCGGCCTCTTCGAGAAGCTCCTTGAACTCCTCCCAGTCGTCCCGGGGGTCGATCGGCCGGCCGTCAGGGCGCGTGAACACCGCGTCGAACTCCTGCCACGCCTCTCCGGCCTCCTCTCGCAAGGCGTCCTGCTGCGCCTTGTGCGCGCGGAGGTGGGGGATGAATGGCGCGGGGATAGGGACGGCGTTCCGGCTCTTCTTCGTCTTGGGCCGGGTGTAGGTGAGGCCGCCGCCTTTCCGTATGGGGCAGGTGCTGGCGTGGCGAGTGCAACCGGGCGGGCACGGCTTCGGGCAGCCGCGCTTGTAGCCCTTGTGCTTGGTGCAGTCAGGCGGGCAGGGATCGAAGCGGTGGAGGCGTGCACCGCAGAGGTGCGGGTTGGCGCAGCCATGCCGCCAAGTCAGGCGCTGGAGCTGCCACTGCGGGTGGAACAGCTCGGCTTCGAGGTCGACGTACGGCCAGCGGAGTCCCAGTGCTTCGCCTTGGCGGAAGCCCATGCCGACGCCGACGAGCCAGCGCATGAAGGTGGGCCGCTTTGCCGCGGCGAGGAGGAAGGCTTTCGCCTCTTCGACGGTGAACGGGTTCGCTTCGGTCTCGTCGACGGTAGGCGGGTCGACGAGGGTGGCGACGTTCTCCACGATCATCCGGCGACGGTGAGCGATCTTCAGGGCACGGGAGAGGATGCGGTGCACCTTCAGGACG
Proteins encoded in this window:
- a CDS encoding alpha/beta hydrolase, yielding METRRLLRTFALGIGTAGLLVSGCSGGGSSPNASAAGTAAPEGLSSYYTQKLSWRDCGVEGFECTTMKAPKDYDKPDDGDIDLAVSRKKATGPGKRIGSLLVNPGGPGGSAIGYLQGYAALGYPAPVRARYDMVAIDPRGVARSEPVECLTGKEMDAYTQVDQTPDDEAEVRKLTAAFKKFAAGCEKRSGKILPYVSTVDTARDMDVLRALLGDEKLNYVGASYGTFLGATYADLYPKRAGRLVLDGAMDPSLKAIDMNRDQTAGFEGAFQSFAADCVKQPDCPLGTTSTEDAAAALKRLFTDLDANPVPTGDDRELGEALATTGVIAAMYDEAAWPQLREALAGAQRSDGSGLLSLADSYYEREPDGKYANLMFANAAVNCLDLPPAFDGPDAVEKAVPDFEKASPVFGRGFAWASLNCAYWPTEATGTPHPTKARGTAPILVVGTTRDPATPYTWSESLAGQLSSGTLLTYEGDGHTAYGRGSDCVDTAVNTYLLEGTPPRDGKKCT
- a CDS encoding tyrosine-type recombinase/integrase codes for the protein MSPRKANLESSIYLGSDGWWHGRVTMGTKNDGSPDRRHRRAKSEPEVKRKVRALEKLRDEGRAPVAGRKPTVEQWMTTYLTTIASLKLKPRSLDDYWSKTRNDIVPGLGQHRIDKLQPGHLERCYADMLRAGRAPSHVLKVHRILSRALKIAHRRRMIVENVATLVDPPTVDETEANPFTVEEAKAFLLAAAKRPTFMRWLVGVGMGFRQGEALGLRWPYVDLEAELFHPQWQLQRLTWRHGCANPHLCGARLHRFDPCPPDCTKHKGYKRGCPKPCPPGCTRHASTCPIRKGGGLTYTRPKTKKSRNAVPIPAPFIPHLRAHKAQQDALREEAGEAWQEFDAVFTRPDGRPIDPRDDWEEFKELLEEAGISDRRLYDGSRHTTGTILNELGVDMPTIMEILRHTQISQTRRYVKGRSALSKDAMHRMGNAFAPGPSTGPSETRSETAGSRAERSRRRRRIR